The following are encoded together in the Rhodanobacter soli genome:
- a CDS encoding DUF899 domain-containing protein has protein sequence MNATASQPEHARDRSHPEAAMTTNKSTEDGRKEGRRAMNTPPVVPPQAWEAAREQLLVREKAMTRARDALAAERRRMPWMAVEKSYAFEGPDGKASLLDLFAGRRQLIVYRAFFEPGVHGWPEHACIGCSLGADQVSHLAHLNARDTTLVYASRAPQADIARLKTRMGWEKIPWYTITDSFDADFGVDEWHGHNAFVRDGDRVFRTYFINGRGDEAMGTVWSYLDMTALGRQESWEDSPEGYPQTRPYKWWNWHELYVPGAAIDPEWDKVSEAGEAAFREKHDG, from the coding sequence GTGAACGCTACGGCGTCCCAGCCCGAACACGCGAGAGATCGCTCTCATCCGGAGGCTGCGATGACCACGAACAAATCAACCGAGGATGGCCGGAAGGAAGGACGCCGCGCCATGAACACGCCACCGGTGGTGCCGCCGCAAGCATGGGAGGCCGCGCGTGAGCAGCTTCTCGTCAGGGAGAAGGCCATGACCCGCGCCCGTGACGCGCTGGCCGCCGAGCGACGACGCATGCCGTGGATGGCGGTGGAAAAGTCCTATGCGTTCGAAGGGCCCGATGGCAAGGCAAGCCTGCTCGACCTGTTCGCGGGCCGCCGTCAGCTGATCGTCTACCGCGCCTTCTTCGAGCCGGGCGTGCATGGCTGGCCGGAGCATGCCTGCATCGGCTGTTCCCTGGGAGCGGATCAGGTGTCCCATCTCGCCCACTTGAACGCACGCGACACGACGCTTGTGTATGCCTCGCGCGCGCCACAGGCCGACATCGCGCGCCTGAAGACGCGGATGGGTTGGGAAAAAATCCCGTGGTACACGATCACCGACAGCTTCGACGCCGACTTCGGCGTGGACGAGTGGCATGGACACAACGCGTTCGTCCGCGACGGCGACCGCGTGTTCCGCACCTACTTCATCAACGGCCGCGGCGACGAGGCGATGGGCACCGTCTGGAGCTACCTCGACATGACGGCGCTGGGGCGCCAGGAATCGTGGGAGGACTCGCCGGAAGGCTATCCGCAGACCCGGCCGTACAAGTGGTGGAACTGGCACGAGCTTTACGTCCCCGGCGCCGCGATCGACCCGGAATGGGACAAGGTGTCGGAAGCCGGAGAGGCCGCGTTTCGGGAAAAACACGACGGCTGA
- a CDS encoding GMC family oxidoreductase, translating to MNSAADATTTFDAIVIGSGISGGWAAKELCDKGLKTLVLERGRNVTHVKDYPTANLAPWQLPHRGALTRKLVQENPVMSKIAAEDVVHFFVKDAEHPYVQERPFDWIRGYQVGGKSIMWGRACQRWSRYEFEAPERDGYGIAWPIGYDDIAPWYSHVEKFIGVCGTRDGIESMPDGEFLPPFDFNCVEQHMSDRIRAHYGNRHVVHGRWAHLTRPEPIHLQQGRSRCLARNLCWRGCPFGAYFSSNSSTLPWAEKTGNLTLRPDAVVHSIIYDERRNRATGVRVIDANTHAVSEYRARIVFVNASALNTVLILFNSVSARFPHGLGNDNGLLGKYVAFQNYRASGRGFIDGFDDKYYFGRRPSECILANFRNLGKQEMDFVGGYTTFTGAYRERGAVTAEQVGGAYKDAQARPGPWKIYMYLQGETIPKEANHVRLHETQKDEWGMPLLVTSVGYDDNDEKMVRDWRTQATEMLGVAGCRDIETVDNHWSPGRDIHEMGGCRMGRDPETSLLNRWNQLHACPNVFVTDGACMTSTGNQSPSLLYMALTARAVNHAVEELGRRNL from the coding sequence ATGAACTCCGCCGCCGATGCCACCACCACCTTCGACGCCATCGTCATCGGCTCCGGCATCTCCGGCGGCTGGGCGGCGAAGGAGCTGTGCGACAAGGGCCTGAAGACGCTGGTGCTGGAACGCGGCCGCAACGTCACCCACGTCAAGGACTATCCCACCGCGAACCTGGCTCCCTGGCAGCTTCCGCACCGCGGCGCGCTGACGCGCAAGCTCGTGCAGGAAAACCCGGTCATGAGCAAGATCGCCGCCGAGGACGTGGTGCACTTCTTCGTCAAGGACGCCGAGCATCCCTACGTGCAGGAGCGGCCGTTCGACTGGATCCGCGGCTACCAGGTGGGCGGCAAGTCGATCATGTGGGGGCGCGCCTGCCAGCGCTGGAGCCGGTACGAGTTCGAGGCGCCGGAGCGCGACGGCTACGGCATCGCCTGGCCGATCGGCTACGACGACATCGCCCCGTGGTACTCGCACGTGGAGAAATTCATCGGTGTGTGCGGGACGCGCGACGGGATCGAGTCGATGCCCGACGGGGAGTTCCTGCCGCCGTTCGACTTCAATTGCGTCGAGCAGCACATGAGCGACAGGATCCGCGCGCACTACGGCAATCGCCACGTGGTGCACGGCCGCTGGGCCCACCTCACCCGGCCGGAGCCGATCCATCTGCAACAGGGACGCAGCCGCTGCCTGGCGCGCAACCTGTGCTGGCGCGGGTGTCCCTTCGGCGCCTACTTCAGTTCGAACTCGTCGACGCTGCCGTGGGCGGAGAAAACCGGGAACCTGACGCTTCGTCCCGACGCCGTCGTGCATTCCATCATTTATGACGAACGCAGGAACAGGGCGACGGGAGTGCGGGTGATCGACGCGAACACCCATGCCGTCAGCGAGTATCGCGCCCGCATCGTCTTCGTCAACGCGTCGGCGCTGAACACGGTGCTGATCCTGTTCAACTCGGTCTCGGCCCGATTCCCGCACGGGCTCGGCAACGACAACGGCCTGCTCGGGAAATACGTGGCCTTCCAGAACTACCGCGCCTCCGGCAGGGGATTCATCGACGGTTTCGACGACAAGTACTACTTCGGCCGCAGGCCCTCGGAGTGCATCCTCGCCAACTTCCGCAACCTCGGGAAGCAGGAGATGGACTTCGTCGGCGGCTACACCACGTTCACCGGTGCGTATCGCGAGCGTGGCGCGGTCACGGCCGAGCAGGTCGGCGGCGCGTACAAGGATGCGCAGGCCCGGCCCGGGCCATGGAAGATCTACATGTACCTCCAGGGCGAGACGATTCCCAAGGAGGCGAACCACGTCCGCCTGCATGAAACGCAAAAGGACGAATGGGGCATGCCGCTGCTGGTCACCTCGGTGGGATACGACGACAACGACGAGAAGATGGTCCGCGACTGGCGCACGCAGGCCACCGAGATGCTCGGCGTCGCCGGATGCCGCGACATCGAGACGGTCGACAATCACTGGTCCCCGGGGCGCGACATCCACGAGATGGGCGGTTGCCGCATGGGGCGCGACCCGGAGACCTCGCTGCTCAACCGCTGGAACCAGCTGCATGCGTGCCCCAACGTCTTCGTCACCGACGGTGCGTGCATGACCTCCACCGGCAACCAGAGCCCGTCGCTTCTCTACATGGCCCTCACGGCCCGCGCGGTGAATCATGCCGTCGAGGAACTGGGGAGGCGGAACCTGTGA
- the bglX gene encoding beta-glucosidase BglX — MKRPATFSLYPAVLLLAVAVASAGAAAASTAGASPGQELRSPSATVPPNAQLASPQIARRVEALLKQMTLGEKIGQLVQYNDQGFSATTADGNKALAANPETKTRVDAMQLAREGRLGSMLNVIGAEKTRAFQEAAVHSRLHIPILFGADVIHGYRTIYPVPLGLAASWDTRLVEDVSHMSATEATTAGVKWFYSPMVDISRDARWGRSTEGAGEDPYLGSAMARAYVRGYQGSDLSKPDSVAASVKHFAAYGAAEAGREYNTTDMSDIRLRQVYLPPYKAAVEAGAATMMSSFNALNGVPATANPYLMDEILRKEWGFDSFVVSDYTAVMELNNHGIALDAAAATEKALKAGVEVDMMSHFYDTQIPKLLAEHRLSMATVDEAVRRVLRVKFALGLFEHPYAQGVEVTHAVPGHRPLVRRAAEESFVLLRNAPVGSKAVLPLREGVKSVALIGPLADASNEMQGAWGGGTQAPDVVTLRQALERRMQQRGGHLLFAQGTDIDGDSTAGFDAALQAARQADVVVMALGESSAMSGEAGSRAHLDLPGNQQQLLEQVAATGKPVVLLVFSGRPLVLDWAARHVPAIMAVWFPGTEAGNALANVLFGDVAPSGKLPMSFPRAVGQEPLYYNQFPTGRPPGAADLSRPPAGDTRFVSRYIDVPNDALFPFGYGLSYSSFAYSDVHVSRRTLPVAEANRPDARPLLTVTATLTNTGGREATEVAQLYVRNLGASVEQPVRSLKGFQRVTLKPGESRQLRFELGFPELSFYDVRSRQVVEPTHYTVWVGGSSQATEQAEFDVTR, encoded by the coding sequence ATGAAACGACCCGCCACGTTTTCGTTGTATCCCGCCGTGCTGTTGCTTGCCGTTGCTGTCGCATCGGCCGGCGCTGCCGCGGCTTCGACAGCCGGTGCTTCGCCAGGCCAGGAACTGCGATCGCCGAGCGCGACCGTCCCGCCCAACGCGCAGCTGGCTTCGCCGCAAATTGCGCGGCGCGTCGAGGCGCTGCTCAAGCAGATGACCCTGGGCGAGAAGATCGGCCAGCTGGTGCAGTACAACGACCAGGGTTTCAGCGCGACCACCGCCGACGGCAACAAGGCGCTGGCCGCCAATCCGGAGACAAAGACCCGGGTGGACGCCATGCAGCTGGCGCGCGAAGGGCGGCTGGGCTCGATGCTGAACGTCATCGGCGCCGAAAAGACGCGCGCCTTCCAGGAAGCGGCGGTGCACAGCCGCCTGCACATCCCGATCCTGTTCGGCGCCGACGTGATCCACGGTTACCGCACGATCTACCCGGTGCCGCTGGGCCTGGCCGCGTCGTGGGATACCAGGTTGGTGGAGGACGTCTCCCACATGTCCGCGACGGAGGCCACCACCGCGGGCGTGAAGTGGTTCTATTCGCCGATGGTGGACATCTCGCGCGACGCGCGCTGGGGCCGCTCCACCGAAGGGGCGGGGGAGGACCCGTACCTGGGTTCGGCGATGGCGCGCGCCTACGTGCGTGGCTACCAGGGCAGCGACCTGTCGAAGCCGGACAGCGTCGCGGCCTCGGTCAAGCACTTCGCCGCCTACGGCGCGGCCGAGGCCGGGCGCGAGTACAACACGACCGACATGTCCGACATCCGCCTGCGCCAGGTCTACCTGCCGCCCTACAAGGCCGCCGTTGAGGCGGGCGCCGCGACCATGATGAGCTCGTTCAACGCGCTCAATGGCGTGCCGGCCACGGCCAACCCGTACCTGATGGACGAGATCCTGCGCAAGGAATGGGGCTTCGACAGCTTCGTGGTGAGCGACTACACCGCGGTGATGGAATTGAACAACCACGGCATCGCGCTCGATGCGGCCGCCGCCACCGAAAAGGCGCTGAAGGCCGGCGTCGAGGTGGACATGATGTCCCACTTCTACGACACGCAGATTCCGAAGCTCCTCGCCGAACACAGGCTGTCGATGGCCACCGTGGACGAGGCGGTGCGCCGCGTGCTGCGCGTGAAGTTCGCGCTGGGGCTGTTCGAGCATCCCTACGCGCAAGGCGTCGAGGTGACGCATGCGGTGCCGGGCCATCGCCCGCTGGTGCGGCGCGCCGCCGAGGAGTCCTTCGTGCTGCTGCGCAACGCGCCGGTCGGCAGCAAGGCGGTGCTGCCGCTGCGCGAGGGCGTGAAGTCGGTGGCGCTCATCGGCCCGCTTGCGGATGCCTCCAACGAAATGCAGGGCGCATGGGGCGGCGGAACCCAGGCGCCCGACGTGGTGACCCTGCGCCAGGCGCTGGAGCGGCGCATGCAGCAGCGCGGCGGCCACCTGCTGTTCGCGCAAGGCACCGACATCGACGGCGATTCGACCGCGGGCTTCGACGCCGCGCTGCAGGCGGCCCGCCAGGCGGACGTGGTGGTGATGGCGCTCGGCGAATCGTCGGCGATGAGCGGCGAAGCCGGCTCGCGCGCCCACCTCGACCTGCCGGGCAACCAGCAGCAACTGCTGGAGCAGGTGGCCGCAACCGGCAAGCCGGTGGTGCTGCTGGTGTTCTCCGGCCGCCCGCTGGTGCTGGACTGGGCGGCCCGGCACGTGCCGGCGATCATGGCGGTGTGGTTCCCGGGTACCGAGGCGGGCAACGCGCTGGCGAACGTGCTGTTCGGCGACGTGGCGCCCAGCGGCAAGCTGCCGATGAGCTTTCCGCGCGCGGTGGGACAGGAGCCGCTCTATTACAACCAGTTCCCGACCGGTCGTCCGCCGGGCGCCGCCGACCTGTCCAGGCCGCCTGCCGGCGACACCCGCTTCGTCTCGCGCTACATCGACGTGCCGAACGATGCGCTGTTCCCGTTCGGCTACGGATTGAGCTACAGCAGCTTTGCCTATTCCGACGTGCACGTCTCGCGCCGCACGTTGCCGGTGGCCGAGGCCAACCGGCCGGACGCCAGGCCGCTGCTGACCGTGACCGCCACGCTGACCAATACCGGCGGACGCGAAGCCACCGAGGTCGCCCAGCTTTACGTGCGCAACCTCGGTGCCAGCGTCGAGCAGCCGGTGCGCAGCCTGAAGGGTTTTCAGCGCGTCACGCTCAAGCCGGGCGAGTCACGGCAGCTGCGCTTCGAGCTGGGCTTCCCGGAACTGTCCTTCTACGACGTGCGCAGTCGCCAGGTCGTGGAGCCCACGCACTACACGGTGTGGGTCGGCGGCAGCTCGCAGGCGACGGAGCAGGCGGAGTTCGACGTCACGCGATAG
- a CDS encoding 3-keto-disaccharide hydrolase → MTMRRHLQALLALGLGGSMILGSAFAATTEAAGEALVGRWDIDIHTPAGDLPSWLEIRRSGSRTLVGQFVGVVGSARPISRVEVEGGELRFSLPPQWEDGKDDLSFRGRLHGDTITGSMTFPDHRRFDWSARRAPSLQRPTAPDWARPIRLFNGTDLRGWRALGQSRWEVADGVLRNTAGGANLVTERKFDDFKLHVELRLPAGSNSGVYLRGRYEVQIADALGEPPSDRLGAVYGFLAPSEDVARGPDAWQSLDITLIGRRITVMLNGRTVICDREIPGITGGALDSDEGAPGPLLLQGDHGPVEFRNITLTPAQ, encoded by the coding sequence ATGACCATGCGACGTCACCTGCAGGCACTGCTTGCCCTCGGCCTCGGCGGATCGATGATCCTTGGCAGCGCTTTCGCCGCGACGACCGAGGCCGCCGGGGAGGCGCTGGTGGGGCGGTGGGACATCGATATCCATACACCTGCAGGCGATCTTCCTTCCTGGCTCGAAATCCGCCGCTCCGGATCCCGGACGCTCGTCGGCCAGTTCGTGGGCGTGGTCGGCAGCGCGCGGCCGATCTCCCGCGTGGAGGTCGAAGGCGGCGAGCTGCGTTTCTCCCTGCCGCCGCAATGGGAGGACGGCAAGGATGATCTGTCGTTCCGGGGACGGTTGCACGGCGACACGATCACCGGCTCGATGACGTTTCCCGACCACCGGCGTTTCGACTGGAGCGCCCGTCGCGCACCGTCATTGCAGCGGCCGACGGCGCCGGACTGGGCCAGGCCGATCCGCCTCTTCAACGGGACCGACCTGCGCGGCTGGCGCGCGCTGGGACAGTCCCGGTGGGAAGTTGCCGATGGCGTGCTGCGCAACACGGCCGGAGGCGCCAACCTGGTGACCGAGCGCAAGTTCGACGACTTCAAGCTGCACGTCGAGTTGCGCCTGCCCGCGGGCAGCAACAGCGGCGTGTACCTGCGGGGGCGCTACGAAGTGCAGATTGCCGACGCGCTGGGCGAGCCCCCGAGCGACCGTCTCGGCGCCGTGTACGGTTTCCTTGCGCCGAGCGAGGACGTGGCCAGGGGTCCGGATGCATGGCAGTCGCTGGACATCACCCTGATCGGGCGTAGGATCACCGTCATGCTCAACGGCAGGACGGTCATCTGCGACCGCGAGATCCCAGGCATCACCGGCGGCGCGCTCGACAGCGATGAAGGCGCGCCCGGGCCGCTGCTGCTGCAGGGTGACCACGGCCCGGTCGAGTTCCGCAACATCACGCTGACGCCTGCGCAATGA
- a CDS encoding RidA family protein, giving the protein MIQRFDSGPRMSEMTIHNGVAYLAGQVAEDTSADIVGQTEQVLHAIDDLLKLAMTDKTNILRAEIFLADMADFAGMNEAWDKWVPQGATPARATVQAKLARPNWKIEIVVTAAVP; this is encoded by the coding sequence ATGATCCAGCGTTTCGATAGCGGCCCCCGCATGTCCGAAATGACCATCCACAACGGCGTGGCGTATCTCGCCGGGCAGGTAGCCGAGGACACCAGCGCCGATATCGTCGGTCAGACCGAGCAAGTGCTCCATGCCATCGATGACCTGTTGAAGCTGGCCATGACCGACAAGACCAACATCCTGCGCGCGGAAATCTTCCTGGCCGACATGGCCGATTTCGCCGGCATGAACGAAGCCTGGGACAAATGGGTACCCCAGGGCGCTACGCCAGCGCGTGCCACGGTGCAGGCGAAGCTGGCCAGGCCGAACTGGAAAATCGAGATCGTGGTCACCGCTGCGGTGCCGTGA
- a CDS encoding serine hydrolase domain-containing protein, which translates to MSTRWMRKGGSICLLGLLLLAGTARAGGPVATVRVGFDRDGITSTQVHGFADKADGRKVTADDPVRIASISKLVTAIGVMRLVEAGKLNLDADVSGQLGWPLRNPAFPDTPITLRLLMSHRSSLTDAAGYWQTPLGEQLRDILKDPRAWDTQHAPGTYFRYTNLNFPLVAQVMEHATGERFDRLMQRLVLKPLNIDGCFNWDTCSEATAARAVVLYDADGKPAKDDNHGRKPDCPVVPAQDGSCNLAQWRAGENGALFSPQGGLRISANGLARIGRLLLDNGRIDGVQLLTPVSVQALATPLWRYHDGDGLTYEEDTDDRGKGFFCRYGMAVQTLATPATGCHDDPFGDGIERIGHSGSAYGLQAGLWVDREHGTGVVWFATGMPDQRLGGRSAFSAVEEELARGK; encoded by the coding sequence ATGAGCACCCGCTGGATGCGCAAAGGCGGAAGCATCTGTCTGCTCGGCCTGCTTCTTCTCGCCGGCACGGCACGGGCAGGCGGCCCCGTCGCCACCGTCCGTGTCGGCTTCGACCGCGACGGCATCACGTCGACCCAGGTCCATGGCTTCGCCGACAAAGCCGACGGACGCAAGGTCACCGCCGACGACCCGGTGCGCATCGCCTCGATCTCCAAGCTGGTCACCGCCATCGGCGTGATGCGTCTGGTGGAGGCTGGAAAGCTCAACCTGGATGCCGACGTCTCCGGGCAACTGGGCTGGCCGCTGCGCAATCCGGCCTTCCCCGACACGCCCATCACGCTGCGCCTGCTGATGTCGCACCGCTCCAGCCTTACCGACGCCGCCGGCTACTGGCAGACGCCGTTGGGCGAACAGTTGCGCGACATCCTCAAGGATCCGCGTGCCTGGGACACGCAACACGCGCCGGGAACGTATTTTCGCTACACCAACCTCAACTTCCCGTTGGTGGCCCAGGTGATGGAGCATGCCACCGGCGAGCGCTTCGACCGGCTGATGCAGCGCCTGGTGTTGAAGCCGCTGAACATCGACGGATGCTTCAACTGGGACACGTGCAGCGAGGCAACCGCTGCGCGTGCGGTGGTGCTGTATGACGCCGACGGCAAGCCGGCGAAGGACGACAACCACGGCCGCAAACCGGACTGCCCGGTGGTTCCCGCCCAGGACGGCAGCTGCAACCTCGCGCAATGGCGTGCAGGCGAGAACGGCGCACTGTTCTCGCCGCAGGGCGGCCTGCGCATCTCGGCCAATGGCCTCGCGCGCATCGGGCGGCTGCTGCTGGACAACGGCCGCATCGACGGCGTGCAACTGCTGACGCCCGTCTCCGTGCAGGCGCTGGCCACTCCACTCTGGCGGTACCACGACGGCGACGGCCTGACCTACGAGGAAGACACCGACGACCGCGGCAAGGGTTTCTTCTGCCGTTACGGCATGGCCGTGCAAACCCTGGCCACGCCGGCCACGGGCTGTCACGACGATCCGTTCGGCGACGGCATCGAACGCATCGGGCATTCCGGTTCCGCCTACGGCCTTCAAGCGGGACTGTGGGTGGATCGCGAGCATGGCACCGGCGTCGTCTGGTTCGCGACCGGCATGCCGGATCAACGGCTTGGCGGGCGCTCCGCGTTCAGCGCGGTGGAAGAGGAGCTGGCGCGCGGGAAGTAG
- a CDS encoding bactofilin family protein: MALWKESVKTSAAETPEATDLARPGIPETKPEAQTPVQPALRPTPTPMPTPGKPKTESLIAPDITIEGKIEGEGHVRIAGNFKGDVNVRGDLTIEPGARVTGSVRAEKVTIAGELTGNIESAAHVELQQSGALTGDLKAGSLSVAAGSRMRGQAEFGWDDAKDSNSAHKTSGHNGTIS, encoded by the coding sequence ATGGCCCTGTGGAAAGAATCCGTCAAGACCTCCGCCGCTGAAACGCCCGAAGCCACGGACCTGGCACGCCCCGGCATTCCGGAGACCAAACCCGAAGCGCAAACGCCGGTGCAGCCCGCACTCCGCCCTACGCCCACGCCCATGCCCACGCCGGGCAAGCCCAAGACCGAATCGCTGATCGCGCCCGATATCACCATCGAGGGCAAGATCGAAGGTGAGGGCCACGTGCGCATCGCCGGCAACTTCAAGGGCGACGTCAACGTGCGCGGCGACCTCACCATCGAGCCCGGTGCCAGGGTGACCGGCAGCGTGCGCGCCGAGAAGGTCACCATTGCGGGCGAACTGACCGGCAACATCGAATCCGCGGCGCACGTGGAACTGCAGCAAAGTGGCGCGCTGACCGGCGACCTGAAGGCAGGGTCGCTCAGCGTGGCGGCGGGTTCGCGCATGCGCGGCCAGGCCGAGTTCGGCTGGGACGACGCCAAGGACAGCAACAGCGCACACAAGACCAGCGGACACAACGGCACAATTTCGTGA
- a CDS encoding SGNH/GDSL hydrolase family protein, with protein sequence MTFPSVFTAAFAFLASMAGPLHATGQAAASASIAARPVAINPLYTMPPASVTAEQVASMQQLLSDWPQLGRYRDDNAQLPAPAPGGTRVVFFGDSITDAWGRARGTRFFPGKPYINRGISGQTTAQMLLRFRQDVIGLHPAAVVILAGTNDIAGNTGLATLPMIEDNFRSMTELAQAHHIRVILASVLPVSDYPWHPGLQPASKVRALNAWLKSYAASNGATYLDYYSALANAQGGMDSRLASDGVHPTPAGYMIMAPLAQRAIERALAK encoded by the coding sequence ATGACGTTTCCGTCGGTCTTTACCGCTGCTTTCGCGTTTCTAGCCAGCATGGCCGGCCCGCTGCATGCCACGGGCCAGGCTGCGGCTTCCGCCTCCATCGCGGCGAGGCCCGTCGCCATCAATCCGCTCTACACCATGCCGCCGGCATCGGTCACTGCCGAGCAGGTCGCGTCCATGCAGCAGCTGTTGTCGGACTGGCCGCAACTGGGCCGCTACCGCGATGACAACGCGCAGCTCCCGGCGCCTGCGCCTGGCGGGACCCGTGTGGTGTTTTTCGGGGACTCCATCACGGATGCGTGGGGGCGTGCCAGGGGCACCCGTTTTTTCCCAGGGAAGCCGTACATCAACCGCGGCATATCGGGGCAGACGACCGCGCAGATGCTGCTGCGTTTCCGGCAGGATGTGATCGGGCTCCATCCCGCAGCGGTGGTCATACTGGCCGGCACCAACGACATCGCGGGCAATACGGGCCTCGCCACGTTGCCGATGATCGAGGACAACTTCCGTTCCATGACGGAACTGGCGCAGGCCCACCACATCCGGGTCATTCTCGCTTCCGTGCTGCCGGTCAGCGACTATCCCTGGCACCCGGGGTTGCAGCCGGCCAGCAAGGTCCGCGCGCTCAACGCATGGCTCAAGTCCTATGCGGCGTCGAATGGCGCCACCTATCTCGACTACTACAGCGCGCTGGCCAACGCGCAGGGTGGCATGGACTCCCGCCTCGCCAGCGACGGCGTGCACCCGACGCCGGCGGGTTACATGATCATGGCGCCGCTGGCCCAGCGGGCCATCGAACGGGCGCTGGCGAAGTAG
- a CDS encoding M20/M25/M40 family metallo-hydrolase, whose amino-acid sequence MWVMMCLGISGMAAAQEPVDLDMVSRIRQEAFHRSQVMATFSHLTENIGPRLTNSPQMAQANAWTREKFNDWGLTNVHDEAFDDFGRGWEFSDASVEMLSPRTLPLHALPKAWTPGTNGPVEGEVMAVAIKTRADLEKYKGKLAGKILLLNEAREYKRGVEADSHRHGEAGLAELQAFAVPKDVDNDRAKRIKRYTERQELTRATNEFFVAEGVLATLSISGWDNGIIRVGGGGSRKAGESVGVPELAMAAEHYNQLARAVERKQAVKLRVNVKARFTDEANRPGYNTVAEIPGSGSKAGEIVMLGAHMDSWHTGTGAADNAAGVAVMMEAMRILKAVGAKPKRTIRVALWSGEEQGLIGSQAYVAKHFAAYPEPTDPAQKALPASLRESTGALQKKRDYDHFAAYFNMDNGSGRFRGIYAQENLAVMPIFKAWLEPFHDVGATTVVTRNTGSTDHISFDRVGLPGFQFIQDRLDYFSNVHHSNLDTWDHAEPEDLKQAAAIVASFVYHAAMREEKLPRKPLLEG is encoded by the coding sequence ATGTGGGTGATGATGTGTCTGGGAATCAGCGGCATGGCCGCGGCGCAGGAGCCGGTGGACCTGGATATGGTCAGCCGCATTCGCCAGGAGGCTTTCCATCGTTCGCAGGTCATGGCCACATTCAGCCATCTGACCGAGAACATTGGTCCGCGTCTGACCAACTCGCCGCAGATGGCGCAGGCCAATGCCTGGACCCGCGAAAAGTTCAACGACTGGGGCCTGACCAACGTCCACGACGAAGCCTTCGACGACTTCGGCCGCGGCTGGGAATTCAGCGATGCCAGCGTGGAAATGCTCAGCCCGCGCACGCTGCCGTTGCATGCGCTGCCCAAGGCGTGGACGCCCGGCACCAACGGCCCGGTCGAGGGCGAGGTGATGGCGGTCGCCATCAAGACCCGCGCCGACCTTGAAAAGTACAAGGGCAAGCTGGCAGGCAAGATCCTGTTGCTGAACGAGGCACGCGAATACAAGCGCGGCGTCGAAGCGGATTCGCACCGCCACGGCGAGGCCGGCCTGGCCGAACTGCAGGCGTTCGCCGTGCCCAAGGATGTCGACAATGACCGCGCCAAGCGGATCAAGCGGTACACCGAGCGCCAGGAGTTGACCCGCGCCACCAACGAGTTCTTCGTCGCCGAAGGCGTGCTGGCCACCCTCAGCATCAGCGGCTGGGACAACGGCATCATCCGCGTCGGCGGCGGTGGCTCGCGCAAGGCCGGTGAATCGGTCGGCGTGCCGGAGCTGGCGATGGCGGCCGAGCACTACAACCAGCTGGCGCGCGCGGTCGAGCGCAAGCAGGCGGTGAAGCTGCGGGTGAACGTGAAGGCACGCTTCACCGACGAGGCCAACCGGCCCGGCTACAACACCGTGGCCGAGATCCCGGGCAGCGGCAGCAAGGCCGGCGAGATCGTCATGCTGGGCGCGCACATGGACTCCTGGCACACCGGTACCGGCGCGGCCGACAACGCCGCCGGCGTGGCGGTGATGATGGAGGCCATGCGCATCCTCAAGGCGGTGGGCGCCAAGCCCAAACGCACCATTCGCGTTGCGCTGTGGAGCGGCGAGGAGCAGGGCCTGATCGGTTCGCAGGCGTACGTGGCCAAGCACTTTGCCGCCTATCCGGAGCCCACCGATCCCGCGCAGAAGGCGCTGCCGGCGTCGCTGCGCGAATCGACCGGCGCGTTGCAGAAGAAGCGCGACTACGACCACTTCGCGGCCTACTTCAACATGGACAACGGCTCGGGCCGCTTCCGCGGCATCTATGCCCAGGAGAACCTGGCGGTGATGCCGATCTTCAAGGCCTGGCTGGAGCCGTTCCACGACGTCGGCGCCACCACCGTGGTCACCCGCAATACCGGCAGCACCGACCACATTTCCTTCGATCGCGTCGGCCTGCCGGGGTTCCAGTTCATCCAGGATCGTCTGGACTACTTCAGCAACGTCCATCACAGCAACCTGGACACCTGGGACCACGCCGAGCCGGAAGACCTGAAGCAGGCGGCGGCCATCGTCGCGTCCTTCGTCTACCACGCCGCCATGCGCGAGGAAAAACTGCCGCGCAAGCCGCTGCTGGAAGGCTGA